A portion of the Streptomyces sp. NBC_01335 genome contains these proteins:
- a CDS encoding non-ribosomal peptide synthetase, whose translation MNTSTRTPSDYWRDVLTAGGTTSLARWTRDPVPGTSVVETAVPAALVTELDRLTTSMGVRPASPVLAAHAKVLAALTGEPDVTTGFVAAAASGPLPCRLSTGCATWRELVRHADRTESELLAHQDFPVDALRAELGLPATPPEVVFDPTGGGGPARKAVLRVALVRRDGAYVLRLLYSTEVLDEAYARRIAGYHLAALGLIAADPDAAHGRQSLLSSEELRHQVDGLAGPHRELPGLRVHELFAQRARTHPDRVAAVHGDRRCTYQELDHRANRLAHALLDSGLDRQDVVAVVTERNLNWLTSVLAILKAGGVYLPVEPDFPADRIASMLARADCGLVLTDPGTSTSTSTSTSTSTSTTLDDAVTSLTGVRTSFIDTLCEENREDSDPRVPVGPDDLAYVIFTSGSTGEPKGAMVEHAGMLNHLLAKIDDLGIGEGDVVAQTAPQCFDISVWQLLSALLTGGRTLLVGQEAILDVRRFVDTLADGRVGVLQMVPSYLDAVLAFLERHARELPDLRCVSVTGEALKKGLVQRWFTTVPGTTLVNAYGLTETSDDTNHAVMDRVPDAARVPLGRPVANVRVYLLDEHLSPVPLGAPGAIAFAGICVGRGYVNDPDRTSAVFLPDPYHAGERLHLGGDYGRWLPDGQLEFLGRRDSQVKIRGFRIETGEIENALLRTPGVRDGAVVVAERPGPGRHLTAFYTGAHPLRADVLRSRLGATLPAYMLPSAFHWQETLPLTANGKTDRRELAGRAAESDRTDTAENDDLPRTPTERRLAAVWADVLGVPRKRVGRHDNFFDRGGTSLSAVRVAVSLDREVSLGDLVRHPVLTELASCVDARSTS comes from the coding sequence ATGAACACGTCGACACGCACCCCTTCGGATTACTGGCGCGATGTGCTCACCGCCGGAGGAACCACCTCACTGGCGCGGTGGACCCGCGATCCGGTGCCCGGCACCTCGGTGGTCGAGACTGCCGTACCGGCGGCGCTCGTGACCGAACTGGACCGGCTGACGACGTCGATGGGGGTCCGCCCCGCCTCTCCCGTCCTGGCCGCCCACGCCAAGGTGCTGGCCGCGCTGACCGGGGAACCCGACGTCACCACCGGCTTCGTGGCAGCCGCGGCCTCCGGTCCGCTGCCGTGCCGGCTGTCGACCGGCTGCGCCACGTGGCGGGAGCTGGTGCGGCACGCGGACCGTACGGAGTCGGAGCTGCTGGCCCACCAGGACTTTCCGGTCGACGCCCTCCGCGCGGAGCTGGGCCTCCCGGCCACCCCGCCCGAAGTGGTGTTCGATCCGACGGGCGGTGGTGGACCTGCGCGGAAGGCCGTGCTGCGGGTGGCGCTGGTCCGTCGCGACGGCGCGTACGTGCTCCGGCTGCTCTACAGCACCGAGGTTCTCGACGAGGCGTACGCGAGAAGGATCGCCGGTTACCACCTCGCCGCGCTCGGACTGATCGCGGCGGACCCCGACGCGGCGCACGGGCGGCAGAGTCTGCTGTCGTCCGAGGAACTCCGTCATCAGGTCGACGGGCTCGCGGGGCCCCACCGGGAACTGCCCGGCCTGCGCGTCCACGAGCTCTTCGCCCAGCGGGCGCGCACGCACCCGGACAGGGTCGCGGCCGTTCACGGTGACAGGCGGTGTACCTACCAGGAGCTCGACCACCGCGCCAACCGGCTCGCACACGCCCTGCTGGACTCGGGGCTCGACCGGCAGGACGTCGTCGCCGTGGTGACCGAACGGAACCTGAACTGGCTGACCTCGGTCCTCGCGATCCTCAAGGCCGGCGGCGTCTACCTGCCCGTCGAGCCGGACTTCCCCGCCGACCGCATCGCCTCCATGCTCGCCCGCGCCGACTGCGGCCTGGTGCTCACCGACCCCGGCACAAGCACAAGCACCAGCACCAGCACCAGCACCAGCACCAGCACCACGCTCGACGACGCCGTCACGTCCCTGACAGGGGTCCGTACGTCGTTCATAGACACGCTCTGCGAGGAGAACCGCGAGGACTCCGATCCCCGCGTACCGGTCGGACCGGACGATCTCGCCTACGTCATCTTCACCTCGGGCTCCACCGGGGAGCCCAAGGGAGCGATGGTGGAGCACGCGGGCATGCTCAACCATCTCCTCGCGAAGATCGACGACCTGGGGATCGGGGAGGGCGACGTGGTCGCCCAGACGGCACCCCAGTGCTTCGACATCTCCGTGTGGCAGCTTCTGTCGGCCCTGCTGACGGGCGGACGCACCCTGCTGGTGGGGCAGGAAGCGATCCTGGACGTCCGCCGGTTCGTCGACACCCTGGCGGACGGCAGGGTCGGTGTCCTGCAGATGGTTCCGTCCTACCTCGACGCCGTCCTGGCCTTCCTGGAACGGCACGCGCGCGAACTGCCCGACCTGCGCTGTGTGTCGGTCACCGGCGAAGCCCTGAAGAAGGGCCTCGTCCAGCGCTGGTTCACCACCGTGCCCGGAACGACGCTGGTCAACGCCTACGGTCTGACCGAGACGTCCGACGACACCAACCACGCGGTCATGGACCGGGTGCCGGACGCTGCGCGTGTGCCGCTCGGCCGTCCGGTCGCCAACGTACGCGTCTATCTCCTGGACGAGCACCTCTCCCCGGTACCGCTGGGGGCGCCGGGTGCCATAGCTTTCGCCGGAATCTGTGTCGGCCGGGGGTACGTCAACGACCCGGACCGGACGAGTGCCGTCTTCCTGCCGGATCCCTACCACGCCGGCGAGCGGCTCCATCTGGGTGGGGACTACGGCCGCTGGCTCCCCGACGGGCAACTGGAGTTCCTCGGGCGCAGGGACTCACAGGTCAAGATCCGGGGGTTCCGGATCGAGACCGGTGAGATCGAGAACGCTCTGCTGCGGACACCCGGTGTGCGCGACGGCGCCGTGGTGGTCGCCGAACGGCCCGGTCCGGGGCGGCATCTGACCGCTTTCTACACCGGTGCGCACCCCCTGCGGGCCGACGTGCTGCGGAGCCGGCTCGGCGCCACGCTGCCCGCGTACATGCTTCCGTCGGCGTTCCACTGGCAGGAGACGCTGCCGCTGACCGCCAACGGGAAGACCGACCGCCGGGAACTGGCCGGACGGGCTGCCGAATCGGACCGGACCGACACGGCCGAGAACGACGACCTGCCCCGCACTCCCACCGAGCGACGTCTGGCAGCGGTCTGGGCCGACGTGCTCGGGGTCCCCCGGAAGCGCGTGGGCAGACACGACAACTTCTTCGACCGCGGAGGCACTTCACTGTCGGCGGTCAGGGTGGCGGTCTCCCTGGACCGGGAGGTGTCGCTGGGGGACCTGGTCCGTCACCCCGTACTCACCGAACTCGCCTCCTGCGTCGACGCGCGTTCCACCTCGTGA
- a CDS encoding Pls/PosA family non-ribosomal peptide synthetase: MTGTQLAASSPPTEGAPARHGHPTEPVARAEAAFADVLADVMRLDQVPADSHFFKDLGADSLVMAHFCARVRKCADLPPVSIRDVYEHSTVRNLALALTATAPPAPVEPSAPALAPSAPAPAAPSGRARYVLCGAMQLLTFLVYSFLVAFVGVHGYEWISAGTGALDVYLRSVAFGGAVFVGLSVAPILVKWALVGHWKPQRIRIWSLAYFRLWVVKTLVRSDPLVLFVGSPLYTLYLRALGARIGSGVTVLSRHVPLCTDLLSVGDSTVIRKDSFFTGYRAHGGVIETGTVSLGKDVVVAEASVLDIGTSLGDGARLAHASALHSGQRVPAGESWHGSPARRADREYPVVEPVPCGAVRRQLHSVTQLLTALLVYLPLAVGGIGILLAEAPQLSAVLEPGPSILTTWVFYRDALAISFVLLFVIMPLGFLVLAAVPRLLARTITPDRVYPLYGFHYGVHRAITLLTNRPFLTRLFGDSSAVVPYLRLLGYDLSRVEQTGSNFGTEVKHETPYLSTVGAGTMVADGLSINNAEFSSTSFRVSRTAIGPQNFLGNRIAYPSRGRTGADCLLATKVMVPVDGRIREGVGLLGSPSFEIPRSVQRDSSFDLMKSGAELRTGLAAKNRHNAGTMGLYLVVRWVYAFLVTLVVSGSAELYTSVGAAAVALGNVLVLLVSAAYFVLVERAVTSSHPPGPLFCSIYDRRFWRRERFWKVPSELFLKTFDGTPFKGLIWRLLGVRIGRRVFDDGCFLTERTMVTIGDGSALNTGSVVQCHSQEDGTFKSDRTTIGSRCTLGVGAFVHYGVTIGDGAVLAPDSFLMKGESVPENARWGGNPATRIDRATARGEEATR; encoded by the coding sequence ATGACCGGAACGCAGCTTGCCGCTTCGTCGCCGCCCACCGAGGGAGCCCCTGCCCGGCACGGGCACCCCACCGAACCGGTTGCCCGCGCCGAAGCGGCCTTCGCGGACGTGCTCGCCGACGTCATGCGACTCGATCAAGTGCCGGCCGACAGTCACTTCTTCAAGGACCTTGGTGCCGACTCTCTGGTGATGGCTCATTTCTGCGCGCGGGTCAGAAAGTGCGCGGACCTGCCGCCGGTCTCCATCCGCGACGTCTACGAGCACAGCACCGTCCGGAATCTGGCCCTCGCTCTGACGGCCACCGCTCCCCCCGCACCCGTCGAGCCGTCGGCCCCCGCCCTCGCACCGTCCGCCCCTGCGCCGGCGGCTCCCTCGGGCAGGGCGAGGTACGTCCTGTGCGGGGCGATGCAGTTGCTGACCTTCCTCGTCTACTCGTTCCTCGTCGCGTTCGTCGGTGTCCACGGCTACGAGTGGATATCCGCCGGAACCGGCGCGCTCGACGTGTACCTCCGTTCAGTCGCCTTCGGCGGCGCGGTGTTCGTCGGGCTGTCGGTCGCCCCGATACTCGTCAAGTGGGCCCTCGTGGGGCACTGGAAGCCGCAACGGATCCGCATCTGGAGCCTGGCGTACTTCCGTCTCTGGGTCGTCAAGACACTCGTCCGTTCGGATCCGCTCGTCCTCTTCGTCGGGTCGCCGCTCTACACGCTCTATCTCAGGGCGCTGGGCGCGCGGATCGGGTCGGGCGTCACGGTCCTCTCCCGTCATGTGCCCCTCTGTACCGACCTGCTGTCCGTCGGTGACTCCACGGTCATCCGCAAGGACTCCTTCTTCACCGGCTATCGCGCCCACGGGGGCGTCATCGAGACCGGCACCGTGTCGCTCGGGAAGGACGTGGTCGTCGCCGAGGCCTCGGTGCTCGACATCGGTACGTCCCTCGGCGACGGCGCCCGGCTGGCCCACGCGTCCGCCCTCCACAGCGGGCAGCGGGTACCCGCCGGTGAGTCCTGGCACGGCTCACCGGCGCGGCGCGCCGACCGGGAGTACCCGGTGGTGGAACCCGTGCCCTGTGGCGCCGTACGCAGGCAGCTCCACAGCGTCACGCAGTTGCTGACCGCGCTGCTGGTGTACCTGCCGCTGGCCGTCGGAGGCATCGGCATTCTGCTCGCCGAGGCCCCGCAGCTCTCCGCCGTGCTGGAACCGGGTCCCTCGATCCTCACGACATGGGTGTTCTACCGCGACGCCCTGGCCATCTCCTTCGTACTGCTCTTCGTGATCATGCCGCTCGGCTTCCTCGTACTCGCCGCCGTCCCCCGGCTGCTCGCCCGGACCATCACGCCGGACAGGGTCTATCCTCTCTACGGCTTCCACTACGGGGTGCACCGGGCGATCACCCTGCTGACCAACCGGCCCTTCCTCACGCGCCTGTTCGGCGACAGTTCCGCCGTGGTCCCCTACCTTCGTCTGCTCGGTTACGACCTCTCCCGGGTGGAGCAGACGGGATCGAACTTCGGGACCGAGGTGAAGCACGAGACGCCCTATCTGAGTACGGTCGGGGCGGGGACGATGGTCGCCGACGGGCTGTCGATCAACAACGCCGAGTTCTCCAGCACGTCCTTCCGCGTCTCCCGCACCGCGATCGGACCGCAGAACTTCCTCGGCAACAGGATCGCCTACCCCTCCCGGGGCCGAACGGGGGCCGACTGCCTGCTGGCGACCAAGGTCATGGTCCCGGTGGACGGAAGGATCCGGGAAGGAGTCGGCCTCCTGGGCTCGCCCAGCTTCGAGATACCCAGGTCGGTCCAGCGCGACAGCAGCTTCGACCTCATGAAGTCCGGCGCGGAGCTACGCACCGGTCTGGCCGCCAAGAACAGGCACAACGCGGGCACCATGGGGCTGTACCTGGTGGTCAGGTGGGTCTACGCGTTCCTGGTCACCCTGGTCGTCTCGGGTTCGGCCGAGCTCTACACGTCGGTCGGCGCCGCGGCTGTCGCGCTGGGCAACGTCCTGGTCCTGCTCGTCAGTGCCGCGTACTTCGTCCTCGTGGAACGCGCGGTCACGTCCTCCCACCCGCCGGGCCCGCTCTTCTGCTCGATCTACGACCGCCGCTTCTGGCGGCGTGAACGCTTCTGGAAGGTGCCGTCGGAACTGTTCCTCAAGACTTTCGACGGAACGCCCTTCAAGGGGCTGATCTGGCGGCTGCTGGGGGTGCGGATCGGACGCCGGGTCTTCGACGACGGCTGCTTCCTGACGGAGCGGACGATGGTCACCATCGGGGACGGCTCCGCGCTCAACACCGGCAGTGTCGTCCAGTGTCACTCGCAGGAGGACGGCACCTTCAAGTCCGACCGCACCACCATCGGCTCCCGCTGCACGCTCGGGGTCGGAGCCTTCGTGCACTACGGCGTCACGATCGGCGACGGAGCGGTACTCGCTCCGGATTCCTTCCTGATGAAGGGGGAGTCGGTGCCGGAGAACGCCCGGTGGGGTGGAAATCCGGCCACTCGGATCGACCGGGCAACCGCCCGGGGCGAGGAGGCGACACGATGA
- a CDS encoding ABC transporter ATP-binding protein produces the protein MTPSTETTLAELERRAAARRDRPAYGHDALIVCDRLVRVFSADGVEVQALQGLDLLVAEGELMALVGASGSGKSTLMNILAGLDVPTAGSAKAAGCDLLAMGPKERLRYRRDVVGFVWQQTSRNLLSYLTAAQNITLPMQLRGRGRNRERAARAESLLEMLEVTECRDRRPAQMSGGQQQRVAIAVALANNPSVLLADEPTGELDSATGEQVFAAFRRANEELGTTIVIVTHDQAVANEVRRTVAIRDGRTSSEVLRHTEVDAATGQESLVAREYAMLDRAGRLQLPADYTEALGMEHRVMLELERDHIGVWPDASGE, from the coding sequence GTGACACCATCGACGGAGACCACACTGGCGGAGCTCGAAAGGCGGGCGGCCGCACGCCGCGACCGGCCCGCCTACGGGCACGACGCCCTGATCGTCTGCGACCGGCTGGTACGCGTCTTCTCCGCGGACGGCGTAGAGGTGCAGGCCCTTCAGGGTCTCGATCTCCTGGTCGCCGAGGGCGAGTTGATGGCGCTGGTCGGCGCGTCGGGGAGCGGGAAGTCGACCCTGATGAACATCCTGGCGGGACTCGACGTCCCCACGGCCGGTTCGGCGAAGGCGGCGGGCTGCGATCTGCTGGCGATGGGACCGAAAGAGCGGCTGCGCTACCGCCGTGACGTGGTCGGCTTCGTCTGGCAGCAGACCTCCCGCAACCTGCTGTCGTACCTCACCGCCGCGCAGAACATCACCCTTCCGATGCAGCTGCGCGGGCGCGGCAGGAACCGCGAACGGGCCGCCCGCGCCGAGTCGTTGCTGGAGATGCTGGAGGTCACGGAGTGCCGGGACCGCCGCCCCGCCCAGATGTCCGGCGGACAGCAGCAGCGGGTGGCGATCGCGGTCGCGCTGGCCAACAACCCCTCGGTGCTGCTGGCCGACGAGCCGACCGGTGAACTGGACTCCGCGACGGGCGAGCAGGTGTTCGCCGCGTTCCGCCGTGCCAACGAGGAGCTGGGCACGACGATCGTGATCGTCACCCACGACCAGGCGGTGGCGAACGAGGTACGCCGCACCGTCGCGATCCGGGACGGCCGCACCTCCTCCGAGGTGCTCCGGCACACCGAGGTCGACGCGGCGACGGGCCAGGAGTCCCTGGTGGCCCGCGAGTACGCGATGCTCGACCGGGCGGGCCGGCTGCAGCTCCCGGCGGACTACACCGAGGCGTTGGGCATGGAGCACCGGGTCATGCTGGAACTCGAACGGGACCACATCGGGGTGTGGCCGGACGCCTCCGGGGAGTGA
- a CDS encoding ABC transporter permease: protein MNTARIPAACAPWVRTRLRTAPGVSVALAALVLLTAFLAAVFPRAVDAYGTDALRHDITTAAPGRSVLEVTAPPPSLSQAPSVRERAMRRQALAKANEALAGTLPAPLRADVPHSSYGVHTTEPLVAQEPWLPRPNGLPPRFTYAAPSGLAEHGTLRAGRWPVVHGEVTEASREVEAAVTEETAAELKMAPGSTIALVTHGRATLTVRITGIVAPLRPESGYWSVEPLFRSPSLAKDPGSPTPVYFWTAALLLPPDAAPALLATTGEPELFWRFAPDASRLTAADASRTSTAVAAAEHGPGLLKLRDVTGPTTTLTTELDAILDAHLATRAAIDPVVTVAAVGIAAVAAVVLLMTGGLIGARRHHELALLRSRGGSLRGIGMRLLAETAAAALPAAALGLLLAVLLVPDAGFAPAAVGAAAVAVPVCVVLPLRTTLRHRRPLLPGARDDMADARPTRRRTVAELTLLVLAAGAVAALRRRGTTTGSGTDLLVSAAPVLVGLIAALVLVRLYPLPLRLASRPAARLRGAVGFLSLARAGRAPSNGTLLLLALLVALSTAAFGGSVLTGVADARADAALRAVGADARISGEGARSTVPGDVLGRLRAAHGVEDVAPVHIEYGTQLATSRETGSDTERATVVGVEPASYARLARATGLAAFPAGALEGGPDRGGALPAIVSPAVADLFGERPRTVRTQGGSLTVRVAGVLPRTSAVSDGAFLIVDAEALAAPDPTTLLVTGTALDEKLLRAAAREAGPEYVVRLRSAERGKLVDSPVQAGAERIYQAAVVAGAGYALLAVVLSLLQAAPERTTLLARLRTMGLTPRQGRRLLALEALPQALLAAVGGLLVGWATIALLAPGVDLSALALTDAAPGNPHTASLRADVRSLALPALGVVVLTAVVAGVQAWWSGRRGSIKELRAGDTR from the coding sequence ATGAACACTGCCCGGATCCCGGCCGCCTGCGCTCCCTGGGTGCGCACCCGGCTGCGTACCGCCCCCGGTGTCTCCGTCGCCCTCGCGGCCCTCGTGCTCCTGACGGCGTTCCTCGCCGCCGTGTTCCCGCGCGCGGTCGACGCGTACGGGACGGATGCGCTGCGGCACGACATCACGACCGCCGCGCCGGGGCGGAGCGTGCTCGAAGTGACCGCGCCGCCGCCTTCGCTCTCGCAGGCGCCCTCGGTCAGGGAGCGGGCGATGCGTCGCCAAGCGCTGGCCAAGGCGAACGAGGCACTGGCGGGGACGCTCCCCGCCCCGCTGCGGGCCGACGTGCCGCACTCCTCGTACGGCGTGCACACCACGGAGCCGCTGGTCGCCCAGGAGCCATGGCTCCCGCGTCCCAACGGGTTGCCGCCCCGGTTCACCTACGCGGCCCCGTCGGGACTCGCCGAACACGGCACGCTGCGGGCGGGGCGCTGGCCGGTGGTGCACGGCGAGGTGACCGAGGCCTCCCGCGAGGTGGAAGCGGCCGTCACCGAGGAGACGGCCGCCGAGCTGAAGATGGCGCCCGGCTCCACGATCGCGCTGGTGACCCACGGCAGGGCGACGCTCACCGTCCGGATCACCGGAATCGTCGCACCGCTGCGGCCGGAGAGCGGCTACTGGTCGGTCGAGCCACTGTTCCGCTCCCCGTCCCTGGCGAAGGACCCGGGCTCCCCGACCCCGGTCTACTTCTGGACGGCCGCACTGCTGCTGCCGCCGGACGCGGCGCCGGCGCTCCTCGCGACCACGGGCGAGCCCGAACTGTTCTGGCGATTCGCCCCGGACGCCTCCCGCCTCACCGCCGCCGACGCCTCCCGTACGAGCACAGCCGTCGCCGCGGCGGAGCACGGCCCCGGCCTGCTGAAGCTCCGGGACGTCACCGGGCCGACCACCACGCTCACCACCGAACTCGACGCGATCCTCGACGCCCACCTCGCGACGCGCGCCGCGATCGACCCGGTGGTCACCGTCGCGGCCGTGGGCATCGCCGCGGTCGCCGCCGTCGTCCTCCTGATGACCGGCGGGCTGATCGGTGCCCGCCGCCACCACGAACTCGCGTTGCTGCGCTCGCGCGGCGGCTCCCTCCGGGGCATCGGGATGCGCCTCCTCGCCGAGACGGCCGCGGCCGCGCTGCCCGCGGCGGCGCTCGGGCTCCTCCTGGCCGTCCTGCTCGTCCCGGACGCCGGGTTCGCTCCCGCCGCGGTGGGCGCCGCGGCCGTCGCCGTACCGGTCTGCGTGGTGCTGCCCCTGCGCACGACCCTGCGCCATCGCCGGCCCCTGCTGCCCGGGGCCCGGGACGACATGGCCGACGCCCGGCCCACCCGCCGGCGTACGGTCGCCGAACTGACGCTGCTCGTCCTGGCGGCCGGCGCCGTCGCCGCGCTCCGCCGCCGCGGTACGACGACGGGCTCGGGGACCGACCTGCTGGTCAGCGCGGCCCCGGTCCTGGTGGGGCTGATCGCCGCGCTCGTCCTCGTACGGCTGTACCCCCTGCCGCTGCGCCTGGCGTCCCGCCCCGCGGCCCGACTGCGCGGCGCGGTCGGTTTCCTCTCGCTGGCCCGGGCGGGCCGGGCCCCGTCGAACGGCACGCTGCTCCTGCTGGCCCTGCTGGTCGCGCTGAGCACGGCGGCGTTCGGGGGCTCCGTACTCACGGGTGTCGCGGACGCGCGCGCCGACGCGGCGCTGCGCGCGGTCGGCGCGGACGCCCGCATCAGCGGCGAGGGGGCGCGCTCCACGGTCCCCGGGGACGTCCTCGGCCGGCTCCGGGCCGCGCACGGCGTCGAGGACGTCGCGCCCGTGCACATCGAGTACGGGACGCAGTTGGCCACGTCGCGGGAGACGGGGTCGGACACGGAACGGGCGACCGTGGTGGGGGTCGAGCCCGCGTCGTACGCGCGGCTGGCCCGCGCCACGGGGCTGGCCGCCTTCCCGGCGGGCGCGCTGGAGGGCGGCCCGGACCGGGGCGGGGCTCTGCCCGCGATCGTCTCGCCCGCTGTCGCGGACCTGTTCGGCGAGCGGCCCCGGACCGTGCGGACGCAGGGCGGCAGCCTCACGGTGCGGGTCGCCGGGGTGCTGCCGCGCACCTCCGCGGTGAGCGACGGAGCATTCCTGATCGTCGACGCCGAGGCGCTCGCCGCGCCGGACCCCACCACCTTGCTGGTGACCGGAACCGCCCTCGACGAGAAGCTCCTGCGCGCGGCGGCGCGCGAGGCGGGCCCGGAGTACGTGGTGCGGCTGCGGTCGGCGGAGCGCGGGAAGCTCGTGGACTCCCCGGTGCAGGCGGGCGCCGAACGGATCTACCAGGCGGCCGTCGTGGCCGGGGCGGGGTACGCGCTGCTCGCCGTGGTCCTCTCGCTGCTGCAGGCGGCGCCGGAGCGCACCACGCTCCTGGCACGACTGCGCACCATGGGGCTCACTCCCCGTCAGGGGCGGCGGCTGCTCGCCCTCGAGGCGCTGCCGCAGGCACTGCTGGCGGCGGTGGGCGGGCTCCTCGTCGGCTGGGCGACCATCGCCCTGCTGGCGCCCGGTGTCGACCTGTCCGCGCTGGCGCTGACCGACGCCGCACCGGGGAACCCGCACACCGCCTCGCTGCGGGCCGACGTCCGGTCGCTGGCGCTCCCGGCGCTGGGAGTGGTCGTACTCACCGCCGTCGTGGCCGGTGTGCAGGCGTGGTGGTCGGGCCGCCGTGGATCGATCAAGGAACTCAGGGCAGGAGACACCCGGTGA